One genomic window of Vibrio rhizosphaerae includes the following:
- the rfaH gene encoding transcription/translation regulatory transformer protein RfaH: MKQWYLLYCKRGEQQRAKCHLENQGVECYYPEIEVEKILRGKKQTLLEPLFPSYMFVCFDYEVGPSFVSVRSTRGVTDFIRFGQHPKEVSAELVEHLKALEANPQSLQRMPQRGQVVRVKGGQFAGIDAIYQEADGEMRSIMLVKMISQTVAMSFDNRDLEFS, translated from the coding sequence ATGAAGCAATGGTATTTACTTTATTGTAAGCGTGGAGAACAGCAGCGGGCCAAATGCCATTTGGAGAATCAGGGCGTTGAATGCTATTACCCTGAGATTGAAGTTGAGAAAATTCTGCGAGGGAAAAAACAAACCTTGCTTGAGCCGCTGTTCCCTTCTTATATGTTTGTCTGTTTTGATTATGAGGTCGGCCCTAGCTTTGTATCCGTTCGTTCAACAAGAGGTGTGACGGATTTTATCCGTTTCGGGCAGCATCCTAAAGAAGTGAGTGCTGAGTTGGTCGAACACTTAAAAGCGTTGGAAGCCAACCCTCAGTCTCTCCAGAGGATGCCACAGCGTGGGCAGGTCGTTCGGGTGAAAGGTGGGCAATTTGCCGGAATTGATGCCATTTATCAGGAAGCGGATGGAGAAATGCGTTCGATCATGTTGGTGAAAATGATTAGCCAGACCGTTGCGATGAGCTTTGATAATCGAGATTTGGAGTTTTCTTAG
- the asnB gene encoding asparagine synthase B — protein MCSIFGILDIKSDASKLRPLALEMSKKLRHRGPDWSGIYTSDHAILAHERLAIVGLNSGAQPIYSPNKKHILAVNGEIYNHKEIRARYEDKYDFQTDSDCEVILALYQDMGADLLEELNGIFAFILYDEEKNQYLVGRDHIGIIPLYQGTDEHGNYYIASEMKALVPVCKTISEFPPGCYYGSSDQEPVRYYMRDWNDYSAVEENMTDKEQLTQALEAAVKRQLMTDVPYGVLLSGGLDSSITSAIAKRFAAMRIEDDEQSAAWWPQLHSFAIGLEGAPDLKAAREVATKIGTVHHEMTYTIQEGLDAIRDVIYHIETYDVTTIRASTPMFLMGRKIKAMGIKMVLSGEGADEIFGGYLYFHKAPNAREFHEETVRKLLALNMFDCARANKSLAAWGVEGRVPFLDKEFIDVAMRLNPKDKMCGNGKMEKHILRECFEHYLPDSIAWRQKEQFSDGVGYGWIDTLKAVAEEKITDQQMETAQFRFPYNTPTTKEGYVYREIFEELFPLESAARCVPGGPSVACSSAKAIEWDESFKNCIDPSGRAVKNVHQEAY, from the coding sequence ATGTGTTCTATATTTGGCATCTTAGATATAAAAAGCGATGCATCGAAGCTACGTCCACTGGCACTGGAAATGTCCAAAAAACTCCGTCACCGTGGTCCGGACTGGTCTGGTATTTATACATCGGACCATGCAATTCTGGCGCATGAAAGACTGGCTATCGTTGGTCTGAATAGCGGCGCTCAACCAATCTATAGCCCGAATAAAAAGCATATACTCGCTGTCAACGGTGAAATCTATAACCATAAAGAAATCCGTGCCCGTTACGAAGATAAGTATGATTTCCAGACCGATTCTGATTGTGAGGTCATTCTTGCCCTTTATCAGGACATGGGTGCAGATTTACTCGAAGAACTTAACGGTATCTTCGCTTTCATCCTGTACGATGAAGAAAAAAACCAATATCTGGTCGGTCGTGACCACATCGGTATTATCCCACTCTATCAAGGCACCGATGAGCATGGAAACTACTATATTGCTTCCGAAATGAAAGCACTGGTTCCGGTTTGTAAAACCATTAGCGAATTCCCTCCGGGTTGTTATTACGGTTCATCCGATCAAGAACCGGTTCGCTACTACATGCGAGACTGGAACGACTATAGTGCCGTTGAAGAGAACATGACTGATAAAGAGCAGTTGACTCAAGCCTTGGAAGCCGCGGTCAAACGGCAACTTATGACTGACGTGCCTTACGGTGTCCTGCTGTCCGGAGGACTGGATTCATCGATCACTTCCGCAATCGCGAAACGCTTCGCTGCAATGCGGATTGAAGATGATGAGCAATCGGCAGCCTGGTGGCCTCAGTTGCACTCATTTGCAATTGGTCTGGAAGGTGCCCCCGATCTCAAAGCTGCCCGGGAAGTCGCAACAAAAATCGGCACAGTTCACCATGAGATGACTTATACCATTCAGGAAGGTCTGGATGCCATCCGCGATGTGATTTACCACATCGAAACATATGATGTGACCACGATTCGGGCATCCACACCGATGTTTTTGATGGGACGAAAAATCAAAGCCATGGGGATTAAAATGGTCCTTTCCGGTGAAGGTGCTGATGAAATTTTCGGGGGATATCTTTATTTCCATAAAGCCCCGAACGCGCGCGAGTTCCACGAAGAAACCGTTCGCAAACTACTGGCACTCAACATGTTTGACTGTGCCCGGGCTAACAAATCGCTGGCCGCGTGGGGTGTCGAGGGACGAGTCCCATTCTTGGATAAAGAGTTTATCGATGTGGCAATGCGTTTAAACCCGAAAGATAAGATGTGCGGCAACGGCAAAATGGAAAAACATATCTTACGTGAATGCTTTGAACACTATCTGCCTGATTCAATCGCCTGGCGGCAGAAAGAACAGTTTTCCGATGGGGTCGGCTACGGCTGGATTGATACTCTCAAAGCGGTCGCGGAAGAAAAAATCACCGATCAGCAAATGGAAACGGCACAGTTCCGCTTCCCTTACAATACACCGACAACCAAAGAAGGTTATGTATACCGGGAAATTTTTGAAGAACTGTTCCCACTTGAATCGGCAGCAAGATGTGTTCCGGGCGGACCATCGGTTGCCTGTTCATCGGCAAAAGCCATTGAATGGGATGAATCATTTAAAAACTGTATTGACCCATCCGGACGAGCAGTCAAGAACGTTCATCAGGAAGCTTACTAA
- the htpG gene encoding molecular chaperone HtpG, which yields MSETITNNKETRGFQSEVKQLLNLMIHSLYSNKEIFLRELISNASDAADKLRFQALSNPELYQGDADLAVRLSFDKEAKTLTISDNGIGMSRDSVIDNLGTIAKSGTKEFFAKLSDEQVKDSQLIGQFGVGFYSAFIVADAVTVRTRDASLSADEGVLWHSQGEGEYTLETIHKESRGTDIILHLREEGEEFLSEWRLKELVSKYSDHIGIPVYIQSVKTDEEGKETGETEWEKVNKAEALWTQPKSEISEDEYKAFYKHVSHDFADPLVWSHNKVEGKNDYTSLLYIPSKAPWDMMNRDHKSGLKLYVQRVFIMDDAAQFMPSYLRFVRGLIDSNDLPLNVSREILQDNKVTQSLRSACTKRVLSMLDRMSSDEEKYQTFWKEFGLVMKEGPAEDFSNREKIAGLLRFASTHTESSEQNVALKAYVERMKEGQDKIYYLTADSYAAAKNSPHLEQFKSKGIEVILMYDRIDEWLMNYLTEFDGKQFQSITKAGLDLSQFEDEAEKEKHKETEEAFKTVVERTQSYLGDRVKEVRTTFKLASTPAVVVTDDYEIGTQMAKLLEAAGQAAPEVKYILELNPEHDLVKKMADEPDEEQFGRWVEILLGQAMLAERGSMEDPAQFLSAVNRLLTKVQ from the coding sequence ATGAGCGAAACGATTACGAACAACAAAGAAACTCGAGGTTTTCAGTCAGAAGTTAAGCAATTGCTGAACTTGATGATCCATTCTCTCTATTCAAATAAAGAGATCTTTCTACGGGAATTGATCTCCAATGCATCTGATGCGGCTGATAAATTACGTTTTCAGGCGCTGTCGAATCCAGAGCTATATCAAGGCGATGCTGACCTTGCCGTTCGTCTGTCTTTCGATAAAGAAGCGAAGACGCTCACGATATCAGACAATGGTATTGGTATGAGCCGGGACAGTGTGATTGATAACCTTGGGACGATTGCCAAATCGGGTACCAAAGAATTTTTTGCCAAGCTGTCTGATGAACAGGTCAAGGATTCACAGTTAATCGGTCAATTTGGTGTCGGTTTTTATTCTGCTTTTATTGTTGCTGATGCAGTGACGGTCCGGACTCGTGATGCCAGCCTTTCGGCAGATGAAGGGGTGTTATGGCATTCTCAGGGCGAAGGCGAATATACGCTGGAAACGATTCATAAAGAGAGTCGTGGTACGGATATTATTCTGCACTTGCGCGAAGAGGGTGAAGAGTTCTTATCTGAATGGCGTTTGAAAGAACTGGTTTCCAAATATTCTGATCATATTGGTATTCCGGTTTATATTCAGTCGGTAAAAACAGATGAAGAAGGTAAGGAAACCGGAGAAACTGAGTGGGAAAAAGTAAACAAAGCCGAAGCGCTATGGACACAACCCAAATCCGAAATCAGTGAAGACGAGTACAAAGCGTTTTACAAGCATGTGTCTCATGATTTTGCTGATCCACTTGTCTGGAGCCACAACAAGGTTGAAGGAAAGAACGACTATACCAGCTTGCTGTATATTCCTTCTAAAGCACCGTGGGACATGATGAACCGCGATCATAAAAGCGGCTTGAAGCTCTATGTGCAGCGTGTGTTTATTATGGATGATGCCGCGCAGTTTATGCCTTCTTATCTGCGTTTTGTCCGTGGTTTGATCGACTCAAATGACTTGCCGTTGAACGTATCCCGGGAAATTTTGCAGGATAATAAAGTGACTCAGTCACTGCGTAGTGCATGTACAAAACGTGTCCTGTCAATGCTGGATCGCATGTCCAGTGATGAAGAAAAATATCAGACATTCTGGAAAGAATTCGGGCTGGTGATGAAAGAAGGCCCTGCGGAAGATTTTTCAAACCGTGAGAAAATTGCCGGCTTGTTGCGGTTTGCCTCAACACATACAGAAAGTTCTGAGCAGAATGTCGCGCTGAAAGCGTATGTTGAACGGATGAAAGAAGGTCAGGATAAGATCTACTATCTGACTGCAGACAGCTATGCGGCAGCGAAAAATAGCCCTCACTTAGAACAGTTTAAGTCGAAAGGCATTGAAGTCATTCTGATGTACGACCGGATTGATGAATGGCTGATGAACTATCTCACTGAGTTTGACGGCAAACAATTCCAGTCTATCACCAAGGCCGGACTGGATTTGAGCCAGTTTGAAGATGAAGCTGAGAAAGAAAAACATAAAGAGACTGAAGAAGCGTTTAAAACCGTTGTCGAAAGAACACAGTCTTATTTAGGGGATCGTGTCAAAGAAGTACGTACCACCTTTAAACTTGCTTCTACGCCTGCTGTTGTGGTCACCGATGATTATGAGATCGGTACACAGATGGCGAAGTTATTAGAAGCGGCAGGGCAGGCAGCGCCGGAAGTGAAATATATTCTGGAGCTTAATCCCGAGCATGATCTGGTTAAGAAAATGGCAGATGAACCGGATGAAGAGCAGTTTGGTCGCTGGGTCGAAATTCTGCTTGGTCAGGCAATGCTGGCAGAAAGAGGTTCAATGGAAGATCCTGCTCAATTCCTGAGCGCGGTCAACCGACTCTTGACTAAGGTGCAATAA
- the hemH gene encoding ferrochelatase has protein sequence MYPAKKQGVLLVNLGTPAAATPAAVKAFLAEFLSDSRVIDLSPWVWRPLLHGVILPIRSPKVARLYQQIWMDGGSPLMVYSMRQRDKLAKLLDMPVEVGMTYGQPSVRDGLQRLMAQQVESVTVLPLYPQYSGTTTAAVYDAVANALKSFSVVPELRIIRDHYHHPLYIKALAEKVRESWALHGRGDYLLCSYHGIPQRYADNGDIYPQHCVATTRLLAAELGLDEHQIGTTYQSRFGKEAWLQPYTDKTLENLPQNGVKSLDIISPAFAVDCLETLEEIAQEGKETFLQAGGEVYNFIGCLNDSDTYVSLFAELVKHSTNKPE, from the coding sequence ATGTATCCGGCAAAAAAACAAGGTGTACTATTAGTTAATTTGGGAACGCCGGCTGCAGCAACACCCGCTGCAGTGAAAGCGTTTTTGGCTGAATTCCTCTCTGACTCGCGTGTTATTGATCTCTCTCCGTGGGTTTGGCGCCCATTATTACATGGTGTCATTTTACCGATCCGTTCACCGAAAGTTGCGCGTTTATACCAACAGATTTGGATGGATGGCGGGTCTCCGTTAATGGTGTACTCAATGCGCCAGCGTGACAAACTGGCAAAATTGCTTGATATGCCGGTTGAAGTCGGAATGACTTACGGCCAGCCCAGTGTTCGGGATGGATTGCAGCGTTTAATGGCACAGCAAGTTGAATCTGTCACGGTATTGCCGCTTTATCCTCAATATTCAGGTACAACAACAGCCGCGGTTTATGATGCGGTTGCCAATGCGTTGAAGTCATTTTCGGTCGTCCCTGAACTTCGTATCATCCGCGATCATTATCATCATCCCCTTTATATTAAAGCATTGGCTGAGAAAGTCCGTGAGTCTTGGGCGCTGCATGGCCGGGGAGATTATCTGCTCTGTTCCTATCATGGGATTCCGCAACGCTATGCTGATAATGGCGATATTTATCCTCAGCACTGTGTCGCAACCACCCGGCTTCTCGCGGCTGAACTGGGGTTAGACGAGCATCAAATCGGTACGACGTATCAGTCTCGTTTTGGTAAAGAAGCGTGGTTACAGCCTTATACCGATAAAACATTAGAAAACCTCCCCCAAAACGGTGTGAAGAGTCTGGATATTATTTCTCCGGCGTTTGCGGTGGACTGTCTGGAAACGCTGGAAGAAATCGCACAAGAGGGTAAAGAGACGTTTCTCCAAGCCGGCGGAGAGGTTTACAACTTCATTGGTTGTCTGAACGATTCCGATACCTATGTATCTTTATTCGCTGAATTGGTGAAACATTCAACAAATAAACCTGAATGA
- the adk gene encoding adenylate kinase, producing the protein MRIILLGAPGAGKGTQAQFIMEKYGIPQISTGDMLRAAIKAGTELGKQAKAVIDAGQLVSDDIILGLIQERIAQPDCEKGFLLDGFPRTIPQADGLKAMGIEIDYVIEFDVADKVIVERMAGRRAHLASGRTYHVVYNPPKVEGKDDVTGEELVIRDDDKEETVRSRLAVYHEQTAPLIDYYSKEAAAGKTRYLKLDGTKQVAEVSADIEKALG; encoded by the coding sequence ATGCGCATCATTCTTCTGGGTGCTCCAGGTGCAGGTAAAGGGACACAAGCTCAGTTCATTATGGAGAAATATGGGATTCCACAAATTTCTACCGGTGACATGCTTCGTGCTGCAATTAAAGCCGGCACTGAACTTGGTAAGCAAGCCAAAGCAGTTATCGATGCTGGTCAGTTAGTTTCTGATGATATTATTCTGGGACTGATTCAAGAACGGATCGCTCAGCCAGATTGTGAAAAAGGCTTTTTGCTCGATGGTTTCCCGCGGACAATCCCTCAAGCGGATGGTTTGAAAGCGATGGGGATTGAGATTGATTACGTGATTGAGTTCGATGTCGCCGATAAAGTGATTGTTGAACGGATGGCTGGGCGCCGTGCTCATCTGGCCTCAGGCCGGACTTATCATGTGGTATATAACCCGCCGAAAGTTGAAGGAAAAGATGATGTGACCGGTGAAGAACTGGTGATTCGTGATGACGACAAAGAAGAAACCGTACGTTCTCGTCTGGCCGTTTATCATGAGCAGACTGCACCACTGATTGACTACTACAGTAAAGAAGCGGCGGCAGGAAAGACCCGTTATCTGAAATTGGATGGGACGAAACAGGTTGCCGAAGTCAGCGCTGATATTGAAAAAGCATTAGGTTGA
- the nagC gene encoding DNA-binding transcriptional regulator NagC: protein MNDTQKGNVDLVKQLNSAAVYRLIDQQGPISRIQVADISQLAPASVTKITRQLLEKGLIKEVAQQASTGGRRAISLETEVLPFHSVAVRLGRDYVQISLYDLGGNEIVSDYHEFQYLHQKELIEGLLHYIHQFIREKQTYIQQLIAIGVVLPGLVNPETGVVEYMHNVDVDELAMGDIIKNHFGVECFIGNDIRGLALAEHYFGSSQDCQDSILISVGRGTGAGMIVNGRIFLGFNRNVGEIGHIQIDPLGAQCQCGNFGCLETVASNPAIVKRVRQFLDQGYQSTLSDLDQITINDICEHANQGDELARQTLIKVGDHLGKAVAITVNLFNPQKIIIAGDITTAQDLIFPAIERNVQNQSLKAFYKNLPIVASQVYKQPPIAAFAMIKRAMLNGVLLQKLLEESS, encoded by the coding sequence ATGAATGATACGCAAAAAGGTAATGTAGATTTAGTCAAACAACTTAATAGTGCCGCTGTGTATCGGCTCATCGATCAACAGGGTCCGATTTCTCGAATTCAGGTTGCAGATATTAGTCAGTTAGCACCAGCCAGTGTCACTAAAATTACCCGTCAACTGCTGGAAAAAGGCCTCATTAAAGAAGTCGCCCAACAAGCATCGACCGGTGGTCGCCGGGCTATCTCACTGGAAACCGAGGTACTTCCTTTTCATTCCGTTGCAGTCAGATTGGGCCGAGACTACGTCCAGATCAGTCTTTATGATCTGGGTGGTAACGAAATAGTTTCCGATTATCATGAGTTTCAATATCTGCATCAAAAAGAACTCATCGAGGGCTTACTGCACTACATTCACCAATTCATCCGAGAAAAACAAACTTATATTCAACAATTAATTGCCATTGGTGTGGTTCTTCCCGGGCTGGTCAATCCAGAAACAGGGGTCGTTGAATATATGCACAATGTCGATGTTGATGAACTCGCGATGGGAGATATCATCAAAAATCACTTTGGCGTCGAGTGTTTTATCGGCAATGACATCCGAGGGCTTGCTCTCGCAGAACATTATTTCGGGTCAAGTCAGGATTGTCAGGATTCGATTTTAATTAGTGTCGGCCGTGGTACCGGGGCCGGGATGATTGTCAATGGCCGGATTTTCCTCGGGTTTAACCGCAACGTCGGGGAAATCGGTCATATTCAAATCGATCCCTTAGGCGCACAGTGTCAATGCGGTAATTTCGGTTGTCTGGAAACCGTCGCCTCTAACCCGGCAATTGTGAAACGGGTCAGACAATTTCTAGACCAGGGCTACCAGTCAACCCTGTCAGATTTAGATCAGATTACCATTAACGACATTTGCGAGCATGCCAATCAAGGCGATGAACTGGCACGTCAGACCTTGATAAAGGTCGGTGATCATTTAGGGAAAGCCGTCGCGATTACCGTGAACTTGTTTAATCCGCAAAAGATTATCATCGCCGGAGATATCACCACGGCGCAGGATCTGATTTTCCCGGCGATCGAACGTAATGTACAGAATCAATCTCTGAAAGCATTCTATAAAAATCTCCCGATTGTGGCCTCACAGGTTTATAAACAACCGCCGATTGCTGCTTTTGCCATGATTAAACGGGCAATGCTCAACGGTGTTCTACTCCAAAAGCTGCTCGAAGAGTCATCATAA